GGCGAAACGGCGGAGGGCTGCGCGGCGGCGATCAGCGCCTATGCCGGGCCGCTGGAGCGTGAGGCATTGCTGGAATCCATGCCGCGCGGGGCGGCGCGCAATGCGCTGGACTGCGCGCTCTGGGATCTGGAGGCGAAGCGTGCCGGTGTGCCGGTGTGGAAGCTGGCCGGGCTGGAGGAGCCACGGCCCCTGCCGACCGCCTTCACCATCAGCCTGGGTGAGCCGGAGAAGATGGAGGCGGATGCGCGGGCGGCGGCGCAGCGCGGCTTCGGGCTGCTCAAATGCAAGCTGACCGGCGAGGGCGATCGGGCGCGGATTGCCGCGGTGCGGGCGGGGGCGCCCGATGTGCGGCTGATCGTGGACGCCAATGAAAGCTGGCATGATCTGGATATCGTGGCCGAGGCGCAGGCGCTGGCGGAACTGGGCGTCGAGATGGTCGAGCAGCCGGTCTTTCATGGGCAGGAGGAGCGGCTGGCCGGGATCAGGGCGCCCTTGCCGCTTTGTGCCGACGAAAGTTGTCATACCCGCGCCGATCTCGACCGGCTGGGCGATTTCGACGCGGTGAATATCAAGCTCGACAAGGCGGGCGGGCTGACCGAGGCGCTGGCGTTGTCGCGCGAGGCGAGGGCGCGCGGGTTCCGCGTGATGGTCGGCTGCATGCTGGGGACGTCGCTGGGGATCGCGCCGGCGGCGCTGGTGGCGCAGGGGGCGGACTGGATCGATCTGGACGGCGCCTTGCTGCTGGCGAAGGACCGGGAGGGCGGGCTTGTGCTGAACGACGGCCTGCTCCTGCCCGGTCCGCTATGGGGCGCCGGTCAGTAACCCAGCGTCAGGCCCAATGTGTAATATTTGGGGCCGACATTGGCCTTGGCGCGCAGCTTGGGGATCAGCGGCATGGCGATCGTGGCATAGGGGCGCGTGTTTTCGCCGCTGAAACGCACGCCCGCGCCGATGGTGGCGGAGGCAGGCAAGCTAAAGGTCGCCTCCACCCGTCCATAGAGTTTCGTGTCGCCGTCGCGCAGATAGACGCCGCCGCCGGGCGTCAGGCTGAAGCCGCCCAGATTCATGGCATAGCCCGCCCCGATTTCCGTTCCCCAATGGCCATCGGCGCGGCCATAGTTGATTTCGGCGCCGATCCCCTCGGCATGGGCGGCGGGGGCCAAGGCGATCGCTGCGGCGGCGGCCAGCAAATAGGATAGTCTGTTCATAGCCGGACAGGGCCTGACTCCCGGCGCTGCGTCAGGCAAGCGGGAGCAGGATGGGGCGAGTCCGATCTGCGGCCGGGCGAGTTCCCGTCCTTCAATTGCCCTGCTGATCGACGCGCATGACGGGCGGAACCTCCGGATAGGGCATGATCGAGCGTCCGTCCGGAGCGGCGGTGAAACTGGTCTGCGTGGGATAGGCAAATTTGATCCCTTCCGCTTTGAACCGCTTCCAGATGGCGAGGCCGACCTTGTGCCGGGAGCCGAAATAATCGTGGGTGTCGGGATCGGGCACGTCGAAATTGAGCTGATAGTCCAGTGAACTGGCGCCGAAGCTCACCAGCCCCGCATTGACGAAGATATGCCCCTGCGCCTCCACGATTTCCTTCAATATGGCGGGGATCGCCTCGGCCTTGTCCTCGGGCGTCTGGTAGATGATGCCGATGGCGAAGGTCACGCGCCGCTGCACCAGCATCTGGAGGCTGGCGATCTCCTTTTGCAGCAGATTGGCGTTGGAGATCACCTTCTTCTCGCCGCTCACCGCACGCAAATGTGTGCTTTTCAGGCCAATATGCTCAACCCGCGCGGTGGTCTGGTCATAGGTGATGACCTCGCCCAGGCGGAAAGGCTTGTCGAAGATGATCGACAGCGCGGCGAACAGGTCGGAGAAGATGCCCTGCGCCGCAAGGCCGATGGCGATGCCGCCAATGCCCAGACCCGCGACCAGGCCGGTGACATTGACCCCCAGATTGTCGAGCACGACGATCAGCGCGATGGCGAACAGGGCGACCGTCACCAGCACGCGGATCAGGCCCATGGCGTTGGCCAGCGCCTGTCCTTCGTCCGCCGTGGTGCGCCGCTCGATCAGGCCCAATATGATCTCCCGCGCCCAGATGGCACATTGGAAGACGGCGGCGATGGTGAAGAGGAAGGCTATGGTTTTCAGCACCATCTGCGGCGGATTGGCGTAGCTGACGACCAGCCGCGCGGCGACCATCGCCATGAAGAAATGGGTGGTGCGGGCAAAGGCGCGGCCCGCGACATTGGTGAAGCCCAGCGTGTCGCCGGCCGTCCCTTTCAACCGGCTGCCGACACCGCGCAGCGCCGTCAGCAGACTGTAGATCACGACGGCCGCGCCGATCGCGATCAGGATCTGCAGGGAATGGAGGGAGAACCAGTGGATCGTCGCGTGCCACATCTCCACAAGATTGGGAGGGCGGACGTCGATCTCAGGCAGGGGAGCGGAGTCTTTTGGGGCGGCCATGGATATCCTTGTGGTTATGGATGCGGATTCAGGCCGCCAATGGCAGCGCCGGAGCGGAGCCCCGGCTTTCTAGAAAGACGATCAGTCCGCGTTCGTAAACCCGTCGTCGCCTGCTTCGTTCCGTTTCAGGGCGTGTGGGCCGGGCGGCGGCCGGGCAAGCGCCAGTGCAGCGGATGACGGCGCATCACCGACAAATGGGCGAAGGTCAGCGTCAGACAGAGGGTGGCGGCGGGAATCGCAGCGCTCCGGGCTGACGGCGACAGGGCGACGATCAGTGCGGCGATGGCTCCGGCCAGCGCGGCGAGGGTGGCGCCTGCCTCGCCATCGGGGCCGCGCAGCCAGAAGACGCAGCCGCCCATGCCCAGCGCGAAGGCCATGACGAAGCGGGCGGCCTGACCCGGTTCCGCGCCCTGTCCGGCAAGCCCGCAACCGATCAGCAACAGCAGGATCGCCCCTGCCAGTCCCCGACGCGGCAGGCGGCCCAGTAGGGGGACGAGCGCGGGATAAATGAGCAATTCCCCCATCGCGACGGCGGTCAGGATCGCGACGGCGAGCCGGGCCTGATCGGAACCGGCGATGATGGCGACCACCGCAATGCCGGCCCATGGCAGCAGCCGCATCGGCGCCATGCGGATATGGCTGATCCAGCCGCGCAGCCCCGCCCGCGTTTCCCAGCGCCGGTCGGCAAGGCGCAACTGGAAGGCGGCGATCAGGAAAAGGGCTTCCACACCCCAAGGCAACAGCGCAGGCGCGATCAGCGGCGAAACCAGCACCAGCCCCAGCAGCAATCCATGGGCCATGCTCAAAATCTTCAACCCGCCCTTCATGCGGCGTTCCCCTGCGCGACTGGTGACGCGGCGAAGAACGGCTGGCGCGCCGCGACCTTGCGCCTGCGGGTCAGATAAGTGTCGAGGCCGATCTGGAGCGACAGCATCATGAAGATGAAAGGCTGATAGGCGATGCCCACGAACAGAGATCCTATCATGTAGATGACATGCCCCTGTTGCAGGGCAACGGCGAAGGGGGCGATCCAGGCTTCATCGCCCTCTCGCTTGCGGTACATGCGGCGGATCGATTCGGTGCGGATGAAGCAGATGAGGTGCAGCAGCGCCCACAGGAAGAAGCCGAAATAGCCCTGCTCACCCAGCATCTCGAAATAGGCGCTGTGATAGGCGCGGCCATGGTCGGTGACGATGCGCTTTTCCATGCGCGATCCGGCGGCGTCGGTGACGCGTTCCTGCATCACATAGGTGAAGCTGTTCTGGAGATAATTGTCGAAGCCGCCGCCGCCCGGATGGTCCTTCACATAATCCAGCGTCCACTTCCACACGGCCATGCGGGTGGAGGCGCTTTCGTCCTGGCTGTGATTCTCGATGGTGGCCATGCGCTGGGTGAAGCTGGCAGGCAGGAAGGGGATGGCCGCCAGCGCCGCGACCGCCATCAGCGGGGCGTAGAGGAAGCGTCGTTTGGACCGCATCAGCATCAGGCCCGCGAGGATGGCGATGCAGACCAGACCCGTGCGCGCCTCCGTCCCGATGGGCATCAACAGGCAGGCGGCGCAGAGTGCATAGGCGAACAGCTTCACCCGCCAATCGGGCGGAAAGATGGTGCCATGGTGGGAGAGCCAGAGGATCAGCGGGATCAGCGAAATGGCGACGGTCGATATGATGCTGCCTTCATAAAGGCCGCTATTATTGTCGACCATCAGGTTCAGCACGCCATAGCCGCCGCCCGAGAGCGCGGTCTTCATGCCGCCATTGATGATGATCGTGCTGGCGCAAAGGACCATGAACAGGGCCAGCGCCTCGATCCGCAAACGCGTGCGCAGGGTGATGGGCAGGAAGACGGCGAAGATCATCGCCTTCCACACCCAGCCCCATTTGGTCGCGGCGTTGATCGGAAAGTCCGCCGTCGCCGTGGTATAGCCGCACCAGGCGAGCAGAAGCAGCAGGATCACCTGCCGCATGGAGAAGCGGCAGTCCTTCTTGTCGTCGACCAACGCCCAGGCTCCCACCGCCAGTATGAAGGCGATGAAGGAGATGGGGATGCTGTTCAGCAGGAAATAGGAAAGCCGCTGGGGAGAAACGATGTCGATATAGGCATAGACCGCGATCAGCAGGAACGGCCGCCTCAGGCCCAGAAGGAAGAAGGCGCCGAGGAAGGCGACGAAGAACAGGTCACGCATCGCCGCTCTCCGAATCGGGATCGCGGTCGAGATCGGGGCGCGACAGCAGCCGCCACGCCGCCAGCAGGATGACGCCATGACTGATGAGAAGGGAGAGGGCGTCGATCATGCGTTGAAAGGGGAGTCCGTAACCACGGTCCTACCCCTAACCCAACAGAGTTGACGGCCCGTTAAACCTTTTCAGGCAAAGAATCGGGCCATGACACGGATTCTTCATGTGCTGGATCACAGCCTGCCGATGCACAGCGGATACACCTTCCGCACCCGCGCGATCCTGCGGGCGCAGATGGCCAAGGGCTGGGAAGTGCGCGGGATCACCGGCCATCGTCATAGCGCGGCGGGGCCGATGGAGGAGATGGTGGATGGTCTGCATTTCCACCGCACGCCGGGCGAATCGAGCGGCGGCAATCCCCTGC
This region of Sphingobium sp. EM0848 genomic DNA includes:
- the dgcA gene encoding N-acetyl-D-Glu racemase DgcA, with amino-acid sequence MTRIISATVERWPVAGAFIISRGAKTVVDVVVCTVGDGVHVGRGEGTAIYYEGETAEGCAAAISAYAGPLEREALLESMPRGAARNALDCALWDLEAKRAGVPVWKLAGLEEPRPLPTAFTISLGEPEKMEADARAAAQRGFGLLKCKLTGEGDRARIAAVRAGAPDVRLIVDANESWHDLDIVAEAQALAELGVEMVEQPVFHGQEERLAGIRAPLPLCADESCHTRADLDRLGDFDAVNIKLDKAGGLTEALALSREARARGFRVMVGCMLGTSLGIAPAALVAQGADWIDLDGALLLAKDREGGLVLNDGLLLPGPLWGAGQ
- a CDS encoding mechanosensitive ion channel family protein, with the protein product MAAPKDSAPLPEIDVRPPNLVEMWHATIHWFSLHSLQILIAIGAAVVIYSLLTALRGVGSRLKGTAGDTLGFTNVAGRAFARTTHFFMAMVAARLVVSYANPPQMVLKTIAFLFTIAAVFQCAIWAREIILGLIERRTTADEGQALANAMGLIRVLVTVALFAIALIVVLDNLGVNVTGLVAGLGIGGIAIGLAAQGIFSDLFAALSIIFDKPFRLGEVITYDQTTARVEHIGLKSTHLRAVSGEKKVISNANLLQKEIASLQMLVQRRVTFAIGIIYQTPEDKAEAIPAILKEIVEAQGHIFVNAGLVSFGASSLDYQLNFDVPDPDTHDYFGSRHKVGLAIWKRFKAEGIKFAYPTQTSFTAAPDGRSIMPYPEVPPVMRVDQQGN
- a CDS encoding putative O-glycosylation ligase, exosortase A system-associated; amino-acid sequence: MRDLFFVAFLGAFFLLGLRRPFLLIAVYAYIDIVSPQRLSYFLLNSIPISFIAFILAVGAWALVDDKKDCRFSMRQVILLLLLAWCGYTTATADFPINAATKWGWVWKAMIFAVFLPITLRTRLRIEALALFMVLCASTIIINGGMKTALSGGGYGVLNLMVDNNSGLYEGSIISTVAISLIPLILWLSHHGTIFPPDWRVKLFAYALCAACLLMPIGTEARTGLVCIAILAGLMLMRSKRRFLYAPLMAVAALAAIPFLPASFTQRMATIENHSQDESASTRMAVWKWTLDYVKDHPGGGGFDNYLQNSFTYVMQERVTDAAGSRMEKRIVTDHGRAYHSAYFEMLGEQGYFGFFLWALLHLICFIRTESIRRMYRKREGDEAWIAPFAVALQQGHVIYMIGSLFVGIAYQPFIFMMLSLQIGLDTYLTRRRKVAARQPFFAASPVAQGNAA